A genomic window from Pseudogulbenkiania sp. MAI-1 includes:
- the recD gene encoding exodeoxyribonuclease V subunit alpha: MILTDNPLAAQLRPLFARLDPAAGAELATLVEQLAAANQAGHVCLPLGARAARLPASPLLGHPGDYAPLILDRAGRLYFARHWHDEKRLADRLSSMAGERSEVDADRVSKVLARLFPAADPARPDRQKLAAALALRQRLLVISGGPGTGKTTTVVRLLAALAELSPRPLAMAMAAPTGKAAARLTESVQGASEQLALDAAVRRQLPAGAQTLHRLLGLRPGLTTQRHHAGHPLPLDVLVVDEASMIDLALMAKTLDALPPHARLILLGDRDQLASVDPGAVLGELCQTVSYRLETLAWLAQVCGALPEGLATAPHALADSVVLLTHSHRFAADSGIGALARAVNAGDAPQALAVLDDDAYPDVGWQPGDLAEGLWQARQDYFAAVAAGAEPDALQREFGRFMVLAAERRQVEACNRAIEARLEAAGRKSPERDNYPGRPLMITENDYGIGLFNGDIGFAVQRADGLRVAFPTADGGWRDIAPGRLPAHQTVFAMTVHKSQGSEFERVWLALPEAASASLNRALVYTAITRARRAFAVLGSAEIWTTALEQAPERASGLAERFVGG; encoded by the coding sequence CTCGACCCAGCCGCCGGCGCCGAGCTGGCCACGCTGGTCGAGCAGCTCGCCGCTGCCAACCAGGCCGGCCATGTCTGCCTGCCGCTCGGCGCGCGCGCCGCACGGCTGCCGGCTTCGCCGTTGCTCGGCCATCCCGGCGACTACGCGCCGCTGATCCTCGACAGAGCCGGGCGGCTTTATTTCGCGCGCCACTGGCACGACGAGAAGCGGCTTGCCGACCGCCTGAGTTCAATGGCAGGAGAGCGCAGCGAGGTCGACGCGGACCGCGTTTCCAAGGTGCTGGCACGGCTGTTTCCTGCCGCCGACCCGGCGCGGCCGGACCGCCAGAAGCTGGCTGCCGCCTTGGCCTTGCGCCAGCGCTTGCTGGTGATCTCCGGCGGCCCCGGCACCGGCAAGACCACCACCGTGGTGCGCCTCTTGGCGGCCTTGGCCGAGCTGTCGCCGCGTCCGCTGGCTATGGCGATGGCGGCGCCCACCGGCAAGGCGGCGGCACGGCTGACCGAATCGGTGCAGGGGGCAAGCGAGCAGTTGGCGCTCGACGCCGCGGTACGGCGCCAGCTGCCGGCCGGCGCGCAGACGCTGCACCGCCTGCTCGGCCTGCGCCCCGGCCTGACCACGCAGCGCCACCACGCCGGCCACCCCTTGCCGCTCGACGTGTTGGTGGTGGACGAGGCGTCGATGATCGACCTCGCGCTGATGGCCAAGACGCTCGATGCGCTGCCGCCGCATGCCCGGCTGATCTTGCTGGGCGACCGCGACCAGCTGGCCTCGGTCGACCCTGGCGCGGTGCTGGGCGAGTTGTGCCAGACGGTCAGCTACCGGCTGGAGACGCTGGCCTGGCTGGCTCAAGTCTGCGGCGCGCTGCCGGAGGGCCTCGCCACCGCGCCGCACGCGCTGGCCGACAGCGTGGTGCTGCTGACGCACAGCCACCGTTTCGCCGCCGACAGCGGCATCGGCGCGCTGGCGCGCGCGGTCAACGCCGGTGATGCGCCGCAGGCGCTCGCCGTGCTCGACGACGACGCCTACCCCGACGTCGGCTGGCAGCCCGGCGATCTCGCCGAAGGGCTGTGGCAGGCGCGCCAGGACTACTTCGCTGCGGTCGCCGCCGGTGCCGAACCGGACGCGTTGCAGCGCGAGTTCGGCCGCTTCATGGTGCTGGCCGCCGAGCGGCGCCAGGTCGAGGCCTGCAACCGTGCCATCGAGGCGCGGCTGGAGGCGGCCGGGCGCAAGTCGCCGGAGCGCGACAATTACCCCGGCCGGCCGCTGATGATCACCGAGAACGACTACGGCATCGGCCTGTTCAACGGCGACATCGGCTTCGCGGTGCAGCGCGCCGACGGCCTGCGCGTGGCCTTTCCGACCGCCGACGGCGGCTGGCGCGACATCGCGCCGGGCCGGCTGCCGGCGCACCAGACGGTGTTCGCGATGACCGTGCACAAGAGCCAGGGCTCGGAGTTCGAGCGCGTCTGGCTGGCGTTGCCCGAGGCCGCGTCGGCCAGCCTCAATCGTGCGCTGGTCTACACCGCGATCACCCGTGCGCGCCGCGCCTTTGCGGTGCTGGGCAGTGCCGAGATCTGGACAACGGCGCTGGAGCAGGCGCCCGAGCGCGCCTCTGGCCTGGCCGAGCGGTTCGTCGGCGGCTGA
- a CDS encoding DUF4743 domain-containing protein, with protein MQVEAVLDYLSGVTRYDRSVFTDLVIDGEVLGSVNGVWFERLLASEAALFVADEHALSCTLTGDYAHFSRELDAAARRWQQAGWLNGWRDENFTAFRLDGSPLFELERAAFRPLGLTSRAVHLNGLVRTPDGAVRMWIGRRSPDKAVDPNRMDNLMGGGIAAGESIALALEREGWEEAGIPADRLELLRPVSRILAERPVQRGLHREWLHVFDLWLNPTDIPCNQDGEVAEHVLLDLAEVEQLIVDERFMIDAALVTIDCLCRLGYWGTETPRIDAALAELRHPV; from the coding sequence ATGCAAGTGGAAGCCGTGCTGGACTATCTGTCCGGCGTGACCCGCTACGATCGGTCGGTCTTTACCGACCTCGTCATCGACGGCGAGGTGCTGGGCAGCGTCAACGGCGTCTGGTTCGAGCGTCTGCTCGCCAGCGAGGCCGCGCTGTTCGTCGCCGATGAGCATGCACTGTCCTGTACCCTGACCGGCGACTACGCCCACTTCAGCCGCGAGCTCGACGCCGCCGCGCGGCGCTGGCAGCAGGCCGGCTGGCTCAACGGCTGGCGTGACGAGAATTTCACCGCCTTCCGCCTCGACGGCTCCCCGTTGTTCGAACTCGAGCGCGCCGCTTTCCGTCCGCTCGGACTGACCAGCCGCGCGGTGCACCTGAACGGCTTGGTACGCACCCCCGACGGCGCGGTGCGCATGTGGATCGGCCGGCGCAGCCCGGACAAGGCGGTCGACCCCAACCGCATGGACAACCTGATGGGCGGCGGTATCGCCGCCGGCGAGTCGATCGCGCTGGCGCTGGAGCGCGAGGGCTGGGAAGAGGCCGGCATTCCGGCCGACCGGCTCGAACTGCTGCGCCCGGTGAGCCGCATCCTGGCCGAGCGTCCGGTGCAGCGCGGCCTGCACCGCGAATGGCTGCATGTGTTCGACCTGTGGCTCAATCCCACTGACATCCCCTGTAATCAGGACGGCGAGGTGGCCGAGCACGTGTTGCTCGATCTCGCCGAGGTGGAGCAACTGATCGTCGATGAGCGCTTCATGATCGACGCCGCGCTGGTGACGATCGATTGCCTCTGCCGCCTGGGCTACTGGGGCACCGAGACGCCGCGCATTGACGCGGCG